From Brevibacillus marinus, a single genomic window includes:
- a CDS encoding M15 family metallopeptidase yields the protein MGIRLLIASLIIVGLAAVGVAKQDELLQWIDPAREPQFTPAQPGQAEQPGTEQAGARSDAAQQDDHGGQNPSAGGAEADDAASPAEPEPPTADEGEVVTVSNVQDVMVVVNKRRELPADYVPPDLVAPDIPFSFSGDAPKKLMRAEAAKALEQLFAAAAAEQIELAGVSGYRSYARQQEIFNWNAQQQGLEEANKTSAIPGQSEHQTGLAMDVSSPSVGYALVEEFGETKEGKWLAEHAPRYGFIIRYPKGKEAITGYSYEPWHLRYVGVKAAQEISEAGLTLEEYLGLAGNEGSKTKG from the coding sequence ATGGGCATACGGTTGTTGATCGCATCACTGATCATCGTCGGCTTGGCTGCGGTCGGCGTCGCCAAACAGGATGAACTGCTGCAGTGGATAGATCCCGCGCGCGAGCCTCAGTTCACACCTGCGCAGCCTGGGCAGGCGGAACAACCCGGGACAGAGCAGGCAGGCGCTCGTTCAGACGCTGCACAACAGGACGATCATGGGGGACAAAACCCATCCGCTGGCGGTGCGGAAGCGGACGATGCGGCAAGCCCGGCAGAACCTGAGCCCCCCACCGCCGATGAGGGAGAAGTGGTCACGGTAAGCAACGTGCAGGACGTGATGGTGGTCGTCAACAAGCGGCGCGAACTTCCTGCCGATTATGTGCCGCCCGACCTTGTTGCCCCCGACATCCCGTTTTCCTTTTCCGGCGATGCCCCCAAAAAACTGATGCGTGCGGAAGCGGCCAAGGCATTGGAGCAGCTGTTCGCCGCGGCGGCTGCCGAGCAGATCGAATTGGCTGGCGTCTCCGGCTATCGTTCGTACGCCAGACAGCAGGAGATCTTCAACTGGAATGCGCAGCAGCAAGGGTTGGAAGAGGCGAACAAGACCAGCGCGATCCCCGGACAAAGCGAACATCAGACGGGATTGGCGATGGACGTGTCCAGTCCGAGTGTCGGGTATGCGCTGGTGGAGGAGTTTGGCGAGACCAAAGAAGGCAAATGGCTGGCTGAACACGCCCCCCGGTACGGCTTTATCATTCGCTATCCCAAGGGGAAGGAAGCGATAACCGGCTATTCGTATGAGCCCTGGCACTTGCGCTATGTCGGGGTCAAGGCGGCGCAGGAGATCAGCGAAGCTGGGCTGACCCTGGAAGAGTACCTGGGCCTCGCGGGGAACGAGGGAAGCAAAACAAAAGGATGA
- a CDS encoding NAD(P)-dependent oxidoreductase, translating into MAETKRQTVIGFIGTGVMGKSMAGNLLKAGYPLLVYNRTRAKAEELAKLGAVVKDTVGELAREADVVITMVGYPRDVEEVYFGAGGIFQHARPGTYLIDMTTSTPALAEKIYKEAQARQMFALDAPVSGGDIGAREARLTIMVGGDEEVFAHLRPILERMGTNIVLQGKAGAGQHTKMCNQIAIASNMMGVCEAIAYAKKAGLDPQNVLRSIEAGAAGSWSLSNLAPRMIRGDFAPGFYVKHFIKDMGIALEAAKEMGLDTPGLALAKRLYEQLAEAGEENSGTQALFKLYDR; encoded by the coding sequence ATGGCAGAAACGAAGAGACAGACCGTAATCGGGTTTATCGGCACGGGGGTGATGGGCAAAAGCATGGCCGGCAACCTACTGAAGGCGGGGTATCCGCTGCTTGTCTACAACCGGACGCGGGCGAAAGCGGAAGAGCTGGCCAAGCTGGGAGCGGTGGTGAAAGACACGGTCGGCGAGCTGGCCCGCGAGGCCGACGTCGTGATTACCATGGTCGGTTATCCGCGTGACGTGGAGGAGGTGTATTTCGGAGCGGGCGGGATCTTTCAGCATGCGAGGCCCGGCACGTACCTGATTGACATGACCACGTCGACCCCGGCACTGGCCGAGAAAATCTACAAGGAAGCGCAAGCGCGGCAGATGTTCGCCTTGGACGCCCCGGTTTCCGGCGGCGACATCGGCGCACGCGAGGCTAGGTTGACGATCATGGTTGGCGGGGACGAGGAGGTCTTTGCCCATCTGCGGCCGATTCTCGAACGGATGGGAACCAACATCGTCCTGCAGGGAAAGGCCGGAGCCGGCCAGCATACCAAGATGTGCAACCAGATCGCCATTGCTTCCAACATGATGGGCGTCTGCGAAGCAATCGCCTATGCCAAAAAAGCGGGGCTCGATCCGCAAAACGTGCTGAGGAGCATTGAGGCGGGCGCGGCCGGTAGCTGGTCGTTGAGCAACCTGGCGCCGCGGATGATCCGCGGCGACTTTGCCCCCGGCTTCTACGTCAAACACTTTATCAAGGATATGGGCATTGCCTTGGAAGCGGCCAAGGAAATGGGACTGGACACACCCGGGCTGGCCCTGGCCAAGCGGCTGTACGAGCAATTGGCCGAGGCGGGCGAAGAGAACAGCGGCACGCAAGCACTGTTTAAGCTGTACGACAGGTAG
- a CDS encoding transporter substrate-binding domain-containing protein, with translation MTIPARFVVCTVVVLLLSPLFAGAVGSAADERVIRVAGDKNFPPFEYIGESGSYTGFNIDVLNAISIETGLKIEFVPMSWNQAIRALESGAVDAIQGMKYSYSRDLLYDFSDPYFTSSQGIFVLADNMYIHQINDLEGRRIALQKGDIANDLLARLKQATFVTTESQEEAIQLLLDKKVDAFVGNRITGQYFLQRKDQQQHIKIVGEPIDPTDYGVAVMPHNRQLLAQINKGIAEIKRNGTYEKIERKWFGEYIMPSAVRLQRILFYLQLVLGASILIFLAIFWWNRQLKREVTRRTNEISAINQQLQEKMRQLQENIQFQQQLLDSTYSSYVTLDQSMNISLINRKAAAYLPLDEPVSQLNFSGTVLSQFIPLEKVAAALREGTVFQQQESRWFQPERHKRERVIRYSIYPIFATSGEITGAIINFQDVTEQKEMERKIEREDRLRSLGQLMLGIAHEIRNPLMSILTYTQLVPKKFDNPKFREFFGQQVPKEIQRLNTLVSDLLDYAQPKNSQPTRFSVEQLVRSVLVLLKPRIKEKQLRVQTDLPADVFAHADPQQIKQVLINLVINAIDAMEPEGLLAIRAYYEEQMTVIEVEDDGHGLDSEELDRIFEPFHTTKPNGVGLGLSISYQLVKRNQGLIETRSQRGEGTTMIVQLPRPEEGVESHVSFNRH, from the coding sequence GTGACGATACCTGCACGTTTTGTTGTCTGTACGGTTGTGGTGCTGCTGCTCAGCCCGCTGTTTGCCGGCGCTGTGGGCTCTGCCGCTGACGAGCGGGTGATCCGGGTCGCCGGTGACAAAAACTTCCCGCCTTTTGAGTACATCGGCGAGTCCGGCAGCTACACCGGCTTTAACATTGACGTGTTAAATGCGATTTCCATCGAAACCGGGCTGAAGATCGAATTTGTGCCGATGTCCTGGAATCAGGCGATACGAGCACTGGAAAGCGGCGCCGTGGATGCCATTCAGGGCATGAAGTACAGCTACAGCCGCGATTTGCTGTACGACTTTTCCGACCCCTATTTTACCAGTTCGCAGGGGATCTTCGTGCTCGCCGACAACATGTACATCCACCAGATCAACGACCTGGAAGGACGGCGAATCGCCTTGCAGAAAGGGGATATCGCCAATGATCTGCTGGCGCGGCTGAAGCAGGCCACGTTTGTGACCACGGAAAGCCAGGAAGAAGCGATTCAGCTTTTGTTAGACAAAAAAGTAGACGCTTTTGTCGGCAATCGCATTACCGGGCAGTACTTCCTTCAGCGGAAAGACCAGCAGCAGCACATTAAAATCGTCGGTGAACCGATCGACCCCACGGACTACGGCGTTGCCGTGATGCCGCACAACCGGCAGCTTTTGGCGCAGATCAATAAAGGGATCGCGGAGATCAAGCGGAACGGCACCTACGAAAAAATCGAGCGCAAGTGGTTTGGCGAGTACATCATGCCGTCGGCGGTCCGGCTGCAGCGGATCTTGTTTTACCTGCAGCTGGTGCTGGGGGCGAGCATCCTCATCTTCCTCGCGATCTTCTGGTGGAACCGCCAGTTGAAGCGGGAAGTGACGAGGCGGACCAACGAAATTTCCGCGATCAATCAGCAGCTGCAGGAAAAGATGAGGCAGCTGCAGGAGAACATCCAATTTCAGCAGCAGCTGCTCGACAGCACCTACAGCTCGTACGTCACGCTTGACCAGTCGATGAACATCTCGCTGATCAATCGCAAAGCGGCCGCATATCTGCCGCTGGACGAACCGGTCAGCCAGCTCAACTTCAGCGGGACGGTCTTGAGCCAGTTTATCCCGCTTGAGAAGGTTGCCGCCGCGCTGCGCGAGGGAACGGTTTTTCAGCAGCAGGAGAGCAGGTGGTTCCAACCGGAGCGGCACAAGCGGGAACGGGTGATTCGCTACAGCATCTATCCGATCTTCGCCACTTCCGGGGAGATCACCGGGGCGATCATCAATTTTCAGGACGTGACCGAACAAAAAGAAATGGAGCGCAAAATCGAACGGGAGGACCGCCTGCGCTCGCTGGGGCAGTTGATGCTGGGGATTGCGCACGAGATCCGCAATCCGCTGATGTCGATCCTCACGTATACGCAGTTGGTGCCCAAGAAATTCGACAACCCCAAGTTTCGCGAGTTTTTCGGCCAGCAGGTGCCGAAAGAGATTCAGCGGCTCAACACCTTGGTCAGCGATCTGCTCGATTACGCGCAGCCGAAAAACTCGCAGCCGACGCGCTTTTCCGTCGAGCAGCTGGTCAGGTCGGTGCTGGTGCTGCTCAAGCCGCGGATCAAGGAGAAGCAACTGCGCGTGCAGACCGATCTGCCCGCCGATGTGTTCGCGCATGCCGATCCGCAGCAGATCAAACAGGTGCTGATCAATCTGGTGATCAACGCGATCGACGCGATGGAGCCGGAAGGGCTGCTGGCCATCCGCGCGTATTACGAGGAACAGATGACCGTGATCGAAGTGGAGGACGACGGGCATGGTCTCGACAGTGAAGAGCTGGACCGGATTTTTGAGCCGTTCCACACGACGAAGCCAAACGGGGTCGGGCTCGGACTGTCGATCAGCTACCAATTGGTGAAGCGCAACCAGGGGCTGATTGAGACGCGCAGCCAGCGGGGCGAAGGCACCACGATGATCGTCCAACTGCCGAGACCTGAGGAAGGGGTGGAGTCCCATGTATCCTTTAATCGTCATTGA